The DNA window tgctatttgtcatactaatcaaattgctctagttgatttatagatttttaaataggctattcatcccccctctggCCATATTATGACCTTTCATCCGGTCACATCTTAATGGCTCTgtggtggggagaactgaccggagcctCCGGTCAacttgactggagcgtccggtcaccccgcagaggcacataacagtttgttttgaATGTGGGGGTATacatacttcctctattcattcaagggagtactcttgcccattttAACAGCCAAGAAAcatctttgagagtgccaaggagagcaagagccaagtgaagtgattgagatttgagaatccaagattaaggtctCATTAGCAAAAAgtgagtagcaagtgtgcatccacccttctcattaggcttgttgtggtcaagtgagagttcttgcttgttactcttggtgatcgccatcacctagacggcttggtggtgattgagagtttgatGATCATcaagtggagcttgtggatgactcaattcaagttgtgagcggttgtggatgattcaccacgatggagtgtcgaagaatcaacccgtagagagcacttgatccttgcatggatcaaggcggagctacacccttgcgcgggtgctccaacgaggactagtggggagtgacgactctccgatacctccgtaaaacatcgccgcgttcctccttctctctttactttaaccatttactttgagcaattcaattcttgtctttacattcatagaattgccatgctagagtaggattggaacttaggttacaaAACTTTTGTGTGATAGAATTATTAGAAAcgcattctaggcacaaggggtgaagtgggctaagtgtagggtttaactattgcaaagaattttagaattagcccaattcaccccccctcttgggtatcttgatcctttcaacttgATCATTATCCTTTTTAGATACAACTActttcttctcggtaaacaagcattgaaagccaagatcatacaattgaccaacggatagcaagttgaagctcaaggaagcaacatatagcacatttgagattgaatgatcatttgatattatcactttgcccaatcctttaactttgccctttgagttatcaccaaatgtaattctttcttgaccatcaacttcttcatctagtgaggtgaacattcgagaatcatcggtcatatgttgagtgcaaccactatcaattacccaatgacttccaccggtcttgtagttcacctacacataagagatcaagcttgtttagggacccaaacttgttgagggcccttgactttctcaacaagtgactttgcaactcaaattttcttaggcctattcttgttgggaggtcctaagaacatgactttcattttaccactagagtcctttctaagcatgtaatgagcattgaaagcaaaaagatctagcatgcttgggcaaaggttgtggaggagtttgacactcatgggcaaagtgaccttcttgtccacactcaaaacacctctttggctttggctttaacttgtgttgttgttggtgttgagcttgagccttcttctctttatgtgccaagtatccaattccacttctatccatcttcatgacggtgttcatgagtagctcactttgaagatgttgacctcttgtgaatttgctcaacccagtcttgagatgttctttttctaacttgagcttcttgttctcttctttgagctcatcatgatttttctccttcttgagtctcttgttatcttctttgagcttctcattctcaagaattaaatcaccatcatgatcaagagtctcTATCAAATGgtattggtggttgatagctttttaaGATCTtttttaagcttctcattctcattcttgatcttgacatactcatcatagttgtcgaacTCAACCACTtgtttgcctttgctactagaaccttgctcaatgctctcaataatcaaatcatcacatgatgtagctatatcaatcttaacaacatggttagtagcatcatgtggctcattggataaaaactcatgagagacaacaagattatcatgattaaccttaaggttggtatactcttcttttagcatattgtagctattgatgagctcattatgtatcccctcaagtttatcatgtttttctttaagctctttcttataagatttgagctccttgagttttgatgacatagcttcattttcttctctaagctcaacactagcctttccgctatatcacatttagctaaaagtgagtcattcttaagttctagctttttatttttagctcttgtctttctaatgatcttagtatattagttaatcaacttgacaagatcatcataaggaggtgattcaaattcatcatcactatcactgtcatcattgctagcatgatcatcaccactactatcatcatcatttgataccttttgttcacccttggccataaggcataggtgtgtagaagatgatggcagtggtgtcggtgaagatgatgaagagtcaatcacaatagcggccaccttctcgttcttactatcatcatcggatgagcaacttgatgaatcaatatccgtgagccaatcaccgacgatgtatgccgtgtcatttttcttcttcttgtggaaatccttcttcttgtatggcttatttttcttcttctcatcttcatcttcatcacttgagtcatcattcttgtccttgttcttcttcttgtatttgtctttctttggcttggggcattgatgtgctagatgaccatgttctccacaattatagcaatccatcttcgagattggcttccttctattgctagtgaagaacttctttttcttgccatcaaacttgacactgttcttgttgagcttctttagcatcttagcggttcttctcaccatgagagcaagacttacatcataaatttcatcatcacttgagctctcatattcaactcttgctttgcccttctcttggctagccttgaatgtcaAATCTTTTTTCTTGGTGgaagatgagccatcttgtggtgtgatgtgcatatacatctcatgtgcgttgatctttcccaagatttaagttggtgtagcggtggaaagatcaccttgatgaagcatggtcacaatatgcccatatttgtcaatggggaggacactcaagatctttcttacaatatcggATGGTTGTATTTGTGTAAGTACAagtccattgacttcctctacaagaacatttaagcgtgagtacatctcattagcactttctttaggaagcatctcaaaagaattaagcttttttatGACGAGataatagcgttcctcacgctcactctttgttccctcatggagcgcataaatgtctgaccatagtgcatgggcgtccttgtggttccgcacacgaTTAAAcgcatctttgcaaaggcctctaaagatggtgtttctagcctttgcataacatttttcgtaattgatctcatcgccttgaaggttggcgggatccttgggttttgggaagccttgtgaggcggctctaataattccaacatctaaggcttctaagtaagcctccatgcggatttttcaataaggaaaattatctcccttaaagataggaggaggaccatctcCGTGGGACATCTTtttctaggcggttaagcctaattaagcGAGCATGAagctccgataccaattaaaaggatcaagatgtccaagaggggggtgaattgagctaattctaaaaatttttgtaataattaaaccctacacgtagcccacttcaccccttgtgcctagaaagtattcctattgatctaccgcacaaaagttttgcaccctaggttcaaatcctactctagcatggcaattctatgaatataaagacaagaattgaattgctcaaatgtaaatgcttaaagtaaagagaggagaaggaacgaggcgatgttttgccgaggtatcggagagtcgccactccctactagtcctcgttggagcacccgcgcaagggagtagctcccccttgattcgcgcaaggatcaagtgctctctacaggatgattcttcgacactccgtcacggtgaatcacccacaaccactcacaatttgagttgggtcatccacaagcttcgccggatgatcaccaaacttccgatcaccaccaagccgtctaggtgatgacgatcaccaagagtaacaagcacgaactctcacttgaccacaacaagcccaatgagaagggtggatgcacacttgctactctccttgcactaatgaggccttaatcttggattctcaaatctcaatcaccttattaggctcttgctctccttagcactctcaagggtgtttctcagctgaacaaatgggtaagagacctcccttggatgaatagaggaagtatttataccccctcattcaaaacgaaccgttaggaggttgagtcagcattctgcggggtgaccggacgctctggtcatggtgaccggacgctccggtcagttatccccgccataGCGCCATTAAGTTATGATCGGACTctaacctgcgtccggtcagcattgaccagacgcgtccggtcacaaaaactgctctgtgaaaccttactaatgttgaccggacgctggcgctcagagtccagtcacttcgttgttcaacgtccggtcagttactGGATcctgaccaacgtccggtcagcactgaccggacgcgtcaaaTCAGAaaactccctctctagaacctctctggagttaatcacttttcactcagcgtccggtcgcaaccagacggctcagttaatcaaatgaactgaccggactcaccctttagcgtccggtcataaccAGACCAGCGtgcggtcagtcatttgaccctccattcacttccaactcgaaatcatatgtgaatgaagtttgctctaattgatcttagggctacttcggacctatctagtgctagatttgacaagtgtgcactacacctaactcactagactcacataggtcaagctactagtccatacctccattaatagtacggccaaaggaaaaacaaagtactaaactactctaagtgacTCTTCAACACcgatcgacacttagaactagtccatccttaaccttgtcgtccatcctttgaaaaccgaaacgatttccatcgtaggggcatgacaaccatgattgtccaatcaattaccattaccatgacctaacttaattgtctctgcaaaacacacgttagtcatagtaatctagtattgacattaatcatcgaaacccaactaagggcctagatgctttcacatatgcatccaaacaagacctcaGAGACTTTCTCCTTAAATTATGAATTTCTTTTTTTATAACAAACTTATTAGCGAAATCTGAACATGGACACCCCTAATGCACTGTATTGTAGGACAGAGGAAGTAAACTTGAAGCATGATTTTTTTATAAAATGTTTAGATATAAACAAAATGAAAAGCATGATTTTGTGACTATAGTTTTATTAAAACAATAATAACATATATAAATATAGCTACATATAAATAGTTATGTATGATATATTTACATAtaagtttagaaaaaaaaacacagcAATATTTCTGAAATAACATATAGTTTTTTTCCCCTTGATGGCCCCGTTTGAATGAAACATAAAAACTTTGTAGTAATAATACAAGGATTTTATAGAAATCAGTTTAATTTTATATATGAAAAGACAGGTACAGAAAAAAAAGTTTCACGTTCCAAACGGCCCGTCAGTCTTGACTGCTTGTGAAGTTGCGCGAGGTTTGCTACGTGCCTGCTGTGTACTATATGATCAAGTTCCGTAGAAATAAATTCCGTGGTGTTGGTGGATGCATGATTCCGCGGAATTTTAGTTATGTTTTGCATTTTGCtatgtttcttttcttttctttccgaCTTCCGAGCATATGCAGGAGAGGTACCTAATGATGAAATCCAAACAATTTGACAGTGACAATTGCGCTTCCACAGGGGACACCGTTTGTACATGCGTAGCACATAACTGCATACTACAACAGTTGTATACCAAAACGCCCTCAACCATGCCTAACTCTAACTCGGTAGCCAAGCACGTGCACGGGGAGGACCCGCGGCCACAGGTGAGGAGGCCACAGTCTCCCCGCGCACGGGCCCCCAACGCCGCGGCAGCCATGCATGCGCACGAGGTGAGGTGAGCATGCAGGCAGCTAGCCATGCCGGCTGGCCGGCAGGCCGGGGGTCGGTCACGGGGACGGGGTGCGGTCCTGCTCCGGCCGCCTGCTGGGGCTGCCGCCGTGGTGGTGCAGCGGGTCCGGGCCCCCGGGCACCGCCCGCAGCTCCGGCCTCacgctccacgccgccggcctCGCCTTCGCATTCGTCGTTACCGGCACGCTGCGccgctgctcctcctccgccgccgcctgacACAGAGGTCAGTTGCATTGCACCACCACAGAGGTCAGCAAAGCAAAGCTATCTGGCGAGAGAGACGCTCGAGTACAATgcgatatttatttatttatttatatacacAAAAAGGAAGAAGGAAAACAATACTGGAACGTGGTGCGAGTGCGACGATACCTCTGCGGGAACGAAGAAGCGTGGCTCTGGCATAGGCAGC is part of the Miscanthus floridulus cultivar M001 chromosome 9, ASM1932011v1, whole genome shotgun sequence genome and encodes:
- the LOC136480501 gene encoding protein FLORAL ORGAN NUMBER2-like — translated: MASRIFLCFTAACCCLFCLALLPPPVQGRPTSTGGLQAAGGFGGRRLHHLLPMPEPRFFVPAEAAAEEEQRRSVPVTTNAKARPAAWSVRPELRAVPGGPDPLHHHGGSPSRRPEQDRTPSP